The following proteins are co-located in the Pseudomonas synxantha genome:
- a CDS encoding GNAT family N-acetyltransferase: MRPKIQVVTLADLPEVLSFALQARDELFPKLSATGIPDDLAQFETIYLQGDGQFLIARAEGQIVAAVGYLPYDGRFAQLNYQGCKTVEVVRLYVHPAFRRCGLAGELYRSLEALARADGVEVVYLHTHPFLPGAIDFWIRQGFEVVNVEADPVWQTTHMHRSL; encoded by the coding sequence ATGAGGCCGAAAATCCAGGTCGTCACCCTGGCTGATCTGCCCGAAGTCCTCAGCTTCGCGTTGCAGGCACGTGATGAACTGTTCCCAAAGCTCAGCGCAACCGGGATACCGGATGACCTGGCGCAGTTCGAAACTATTTACCTGCAGGGCGACGGGCAGTTTCTGATTGCTCGTGCCGAAGGCCAGATCGTTGCGGCGGTGGGTTACCTGCCGTACGACGGCCGCTTTGCACAGTTGAACTACCAGGGCTGCAAGACAGTGGAGGTGGTGCGCCTGTACGTACATCCGGCATTTCGTCGCTGCGGCCTGGCGGGTGAGCTATACCGTTCCCTGGAAGCGCTGGCGCGGGCGGACGGGGTGGAGGTGGTTTACCTGCATACCCACCCGTTTCTCCCCGGGGCGATTGATTTCTGGATCCGGCAAGGATTCGAGGTGGTGAATGTGGAAGCTGACCCGGTATGGCAGACCACCCATATGCACCGGTCTCTGTAG
- a CDS encoding ABC transporter ATP-binding protein translates to MSVLSCTGLGFKVRDAELLRDVHLDVQQGETLGIVGPNGSGKSTLLKLLAGLRAPASGEVRLGAKRLGELSRRAIAQQLAVVEQQADTDDAIRVFDAVALGRTPWLSALSPWSSEDDAIVRQALHDVDATHLSHRAWRSLSGGERQRVHIARALAQRPRILLLDEPTNHLDIQHQLAILKGVQGLPVTTLIALHDLNQALTCNRLAVLDRGRLVALGTPLEVLTPERLQETFGVQGHYLTDPFDGAQILRLRPT, encoded by the coding sequence ATGAGTGTGCTCAGTTGCACCGGCCTGGGTTTCAAGGTGCGAGACGCTGAGTTGCTGCGCGATGTTCACCTGGACGTGCAGCAAGGGGAAACCCTCGGCATCGTCGGGCCCAACGGCTCGGGCAAATCCACCCTGCTCAAATTGCTCGCCGGCTTGCGCGCCCCGGCCAGTGGTGAAGTACGCCTGGGTGCCAAGCGCCTGGGTGAGCTGTCGCGCCGCGCCATCGCGCAACAGCTGGCGGTGGTGGAACAGCAGGCTGACACTGACGATGCCATCCGCGTGTTCGACGCCGTGGCCCTGGGCCGCACGCCATGGCTGTCGGCGCTGAGCCCGTGGTCTAGCGAAGACGACGCCATCGTCCGCCAGGCCCTGCACGACGTAGACGCCACCCACCTGAGCCACCGTGCCTGGCGCAGCCTCTCCGGCGGCGAACGCCAACGCGTGCACATCGCCCGAGCCCTGGCGCAACGACCGCGGATTCTGTTGCTGGATGAGCCAACCAATCACCTGGATATCCAGCATCAACTGGCGATCTTGAAAGGCGTGCAAGGCTTGCCGGTGACCACCTTGATTGCCCTGCATGACCTGAACCAGGCGCTGACCTGTAATCGCCTGGCCGTGCTGGATCGCGGACGATTGGTGGCGCTGGGTACGCCGTTGGAGGTGCTGACGCCAGAGCGCCTGCAAGAGACATTCGGGGTGCAGGGGCATTACCTCACAGACCCGTTCGACGGCGCGCAAATCCTGCGCCTGCGCCCTACCTGA
- a CDS encoding FecCD family ABC transporter permease gives MIRTLLALTLLLLALLAGVAIGETAISPQVVLQVLANKLWAAGFVLDPIDEGVVWNYRLTRALVAAACGAGLATCGVILQSLLRNPLADPYLLGISAGASTGAVLVALIGVGGGLVSLSAGAFVGAMAAFALVILLARASGSSSGTGQIILAGIAGSQLFNALTAFLITKSASSEQARGIMFWLLGNLSGVRWPSVWLAVPVAIVGLTVCLWHRRALDAFTFGSDSAASLGIPVRRVQFVLVACAALVTAVMVSIVGSIGFVGLVIPHAVRLLLGTGHSRLLPASALGGALFLIAADVLSRTLIKGQVIPVGVVTALVGAPVFALILIGRRNAR, from the coding sequence ATGATACGGACCCTGCTCGCCCTCACACTGCTGTTGCTCGCCCTGCTCGCCGGCGTGGCCATCGGCGAGACCGCCATCTCGCCACAGGTGGTGCTCCAGGTGCTCGCCAACAAGCTGTGGGCCGCGGGCTTCGTGCTCGACCCCATCGATGAAGGCGTGGTGTGGAACTATCGCCTGACCCGCGCCCTGGTGGCCGCTGCCTGCGGTGCGGGGTTGGCGACCTGTGGCGTGATCCTGCAATCGTTGCTGCGTAACCCGCTGGCTGATCCTTACTTGCTCGGCATCAGTGCCGGCGCGTCGACCGGCGCGGTCCTGGTCGCCTTGATTGGTGTGGGCGGCGGGCTGGTGTCGCTGTCGGCGGGGGCATTTGTAGGGGCAATGGCAGCGTTTGCGCTGGTGATCCTGCTGGCGCGGGCCAGTGGCTCGTCCAGCGGCACCGGGCAAATCATCCTTGCGGGCATCGCCGGCTCGCAATTGTTCAATGCCTTGACCGCGTTCCTAATCACCAAGTCGGCCAGCTCCGAGCAAGCCCGCGGCATTATGTTCTGGCTGCTGGGCAACCTCAGCGGTGTGCGCTGGCCGTCGGTGTGGCTGGCGGTGCCGGTGGCGATCGTTGGGCTGACGGTGTGCCTGTGGCATCGCCGCGCATTGGATGCCTTTACCTTCGGCAGCGACTCGGCGGCGTCCCTGGGCATTCCGGTGCGCCGCGTGCAATTTGTGCTGGTGGCCTGCGCTGCGCTGGTGACGGCGGTGATGGTGTCCATCGTTGGCTCCATCGGTTTTGTCGGCCTGGTGATTCCCCATGCGGTGCGCCTGCTGCTGGGCACCGGGCATTCGCGGTTGCTGCCGGCGAGCGCTCTTGGCGGCGCGTTGTTCTTGATTGCGGCCGATGTGCTGTCGCGCACCTTGATCAAGGGCCAGGTGATTCCCGTCGGTGTGGTCACGGCGTTGGTGGGCGCACCGGTGTTTGCGCTGATCCTGATTGGCCGCAGGAACGCGCGATGA
- a CDS encoding ABC transporter substrate-binding protein: MLPRVTALIAGLGACAMAQATPTHYPLTLENCGSTLTFQHAPARSVTIGQAATEMLYALGVGDKVVGTSLWFNNVLAQYKAQDATIERLANNEPSFEAVIAKRPQLVAAELEWVVGPQGVVGTREQFHELQIPTYLLPSDCEGKDNLVGADGTRLEPFRIDTIYKSIRQLAQIFDVQDRGQQLNDELQARLAKSIATAQGKGLKQASALVWFSSAEMASDPYVAGHKGIPQFMLQTLGLRNVVQSDEEWPAVGWETIAKANPTFLVIARMDRRRYPADDHEKKLAFLRNDPVTRNMDAVKNNRIIILDALALQASLRTFDGLEQLAAAIDGYDLPK; the protein is encoded by the coding sequence ATGCTGCCACGCGTTACCGCCCTGATCGCAGGCTTGGGTGCCTGTGCAATGGCCCAGGCCACGCCCACCCATTACCCGCTGACCCTGGAAAACTGCGGCAGTACCCTGACCTTCCAGCACGCGCCTGCACGCAGCGTAACCATCGGCCAGGCCGCCACCGAGATGCTCTACGCCTTGGGCGTGGGCGATAAAGTGGTTGGCACTTCGCTGTGGTTCAACAACGTGTTGGCGCAGTACAAGGCACAGGACGCCACCATCGAGCGCCTGGCCAACAACGAGCCGAGCTTCGAAGCGGTGATCGCCAAGCGCCCGCAACTGGTGGCCGCCGAGCTGGAATGGGTGGTGGGGCCACAAGGCGTGGTCGGCACCCGCGAGCAATTCCATGAACTGCAGATCCCCACCTACCTGCTGCCCTCGGACTGCGAAGGCAAGGACAACCTGGTGGGTGCCGACGGCACGCGTCTGGAGCCGTTCCGCATCGACACGATTTATAAAAGCATCCGCCAACTGGCGCAGATTTTCGACGTCCAGGATCGCGGCCAGCAGCTCAACGACGAACTACAGGCGCGCCTGGCCAAGTCCATCGCCACCGCGCAAGGCAAAGGCTTGAAGCAAGCCAGCGCGCTGGTGTGGTTCTCCAGCGCCGAAATGGCCAGCGATCCGTACGTGGCCGGGCACAAGGGTATTCCGCAGTTCATGTTGCAAACCCTCGGCCTGCGCAATGTGGTGCAGTCCGATGAAGAATGGCCCGCCGTCGGCTGGGAAACCATTGCCAAGGCCAACCCGACGTTCCTGGTGATCGCACGCATGGATCGGCGCCGCTACCCCGCCGACGACCACGAGAAGAAACTCGCCTTCCTGCGCAACGACCCGGTGACCCGCAACATGGACGCGGTGAAAAACAACCGCATCATCATCCTCGATGCCCTGGCGCTGCAGGCCAGCCTGCGCACCTTCGATGGCCTGGAACAACTGGCCGCCGCCATCGACGGCTACGACCTGCCGAAATGA